A window of the Gossypium hirsutum isolate 1008001.06 chromosome A03, Gossypium_hirsutum_v2.1, whole genome shotgun sequence genome harbors these coding sequences:
- the LOC107886596 gene encoding protein ALTERED XYLOGLUCAN 4, whose protein sequence is MGATSPLKGQSHSRSLTRNLLPYVLYALLPIAVFRFYFHPFPFPLSTSDQLPHPNRIILTTSSSSSSSPPPSSFSKEEEIANETPCNYTYGRWVHDKMGPLYNGTTCGTIKEGQNCITHGRPDLGYLYWRWQPSQCNLPRFDPNTFFNLLSNKHIAFVGDSMARNQLESLLCMLATASYPNLVYKTGEDNKFRRWHFSSHNITVSVYWSPFLVKGVEKSKTGPDHNELYVDVVDERWGSDLEHIDMVVLSIGHWFLHPAVYYEGGSVLGCHYCPGLNHTEIGFYDVMRKAIKAALKAIIERKSTDGNGIDVFLTSFSPSHFEGEWDKAGACPKTKPYEEGEKMVEGMDADMRSIAIEEMEAAKVNAKQFKGLRLETLDVTKLSLMRPDGHPGPYMYPFPFANGIQEHVQNDCVHWCLPGPIDTWNQIVLEVIRRWSVVSKREK, encoded by the exons ATGGGGGCAACAAGTCCACTCAAAGGCCAATCTCACTCTCGTTCACTCACCAGGAATTTGTTGCCCTATGTTCTTTATGCTCTCCTCCCCATAGCTGTTTTTCGCTTCTACTTTCacccttttcctttccctctaTCCACCTCAGATCAGCTTCCTCACCCCAACCGCATCATCCTCaccacttcttcttcttcttcttcttcacctcCTCCTTCATCCTTCTCTAAAG AAGAGGAAATAGCTAATGAAACTCCATGTAACTACACCTATGGCAGATGGGTACATGACAAGATGGGGCCTTTATACAATGGCACAACCTGTGGTACAATTAAGGAAGGTCAAAATTGCATCACACACGGGAGACCTGACTTGGGTTACCTTTACTGGAGATGGCAACCAAGCCAATGCAATCTCCCAAGGTTTGATCCCAACACTTTCTTCAACCTCCTTAGTAACAAGCATATAGCTTTTGTTGGTGACTCGATGGCTAGGAACCAATTGGAATCACTTCTTTGCATGCTAGCCACTGCCTCCTATCCTAACCTGGTTTACAAAACTGGGGAGGATAACAAGTTTCgtagatggcatttttcttctcATAACATTACTGTATCAGTTTATTGGTCACCATTTCTGGTTAAAGGTGTTGAGAAATCAAAAACTGGCCCAGATCATAATGAATTGTATGTAGATGTTGTTGATGAGAGGTGGGGATCTGATTTAGAGCATATAGATATGGTTGTACTCTCAATAGGGCATTGGTTTCTTCATCCAGCAGTGTATTATGAGGGTGGTTCGGTTTTAGGTTGCCATTACTGCCCTGGACTAAATCACACTGAGATTGGATTTTATGATGTGATGAGGAAGGCCATAAAGGCCGCACTTAAGGCAATAATTGAAAGGAAGTCTACTGATGGTAATGGAATTGATGTGTTTTTAACCTCTTTTTCACCTTCACATTTTGAAGGTGAATGGGATAAGGCTGGTGCTTGTCCCAAGACGAAGCCTTACGAGGAAGGAGAAAAGATGGTTGAAGGAATGGATGCAGATATGAGATCAATTGCCATTGAAGAAATGGAAGCTGCTAAGGTAAATGCTAAGCAATTCAAAGGATTGAGACTAGAGACATTGGATGTGACCAAATTATCATTAATGAGACCAGATGGTCATCCCGGGCCTTATATGTATCCATTTCCATTCGCTAATGGCATTCAAGAACATGTTCAGAACGACTGTGTACATTGGTGTCTTCCAGGTCCTATAGATACATGGAATCAGATAGTGTTAGAAGTTATTAGGAGATGGAGTGTTGTATCAAAGAGAGAGAAGTGA